CTCGGCATCCTGTCCGCCGTCTCGAAGGACTCGCCGCTCGATCGCGCGACGACGGTCGTGCTCTTCATGCTCTACTCGCTCCCGAGCTTCTTCGTCGCGACGCTGCTCCTCGCGCTCCTCTCGACGGCGTCGCAGTACGAGTGGCTGCGCCTGTTCCCGACGGGGGGCTTCCGCTCGCGCGACTACATGGAGCTCACGAGCCTCGGGCAGCTCCGCGACGTCGCGCACCACATGGTGCTGCCCATGTTCTGCGCGACCTACGGCTCGCTCGCGAGCCTGTCGCGCTACATGCGGACGGGTCTGCTCGACGTGATCCGCTCCGACTACGTGCGCACCGCGCGCGCGAAGGGGCTGCCCGAGATCGTCGTGATCGGCCGCCACGCGGTGCGCAACGGGCTGCTCCCCATCCTCACGCTGCTCGCAGGGCTCCTGCCCGCGGCGCTCGGGGGCGCGGTCATCATCGAGTACATCTTCGGCATCCCCGGCATGGGGCTCTGGATCGTCGACTCGATCTTCGCGCGCGACTACAACGCGATCATGGTCGTGCAGCTCTTCTCGACGCTGCTCGTGCTGGTCGGCATCCTGCTCACGGATCTGAGCTACGCGCTCGTCGATCCGCGGATCCGCTTCGAATGAGCGCCGCGCCGCACGCGAGCTACGGCGCGATCGTCGCGGCCGAGCTGCGCCGCAACCGCGTCGCGATGGCGGGCCTGTGGGCCGTCGGCGTGTTCTTCGCGCTCGCGACGGGCGCGCCGCTCGTGTCGCTCGACCAGCCGTTCGTCGTGCTCGGGCCGGAGCGCACCGCGTTCCCCTGGTTCGGCGCGCTCTTCAACCGGCTCGTGTTCGAGAACGCGGTCGACGTCTTCTTCAACCTGCTGCTCGTCGGCGCGCCCGTGTATGCGCTCGTCTGGGCGTGGGGTCGCCGCCGGCTCGGCCCGGGCTTCGCGCGCGTGCGCGGTGCGTGGCTGCGCCGCTTCGCGGCCGCGCACCTCGCGCTGTTCGCGCTGCTCCAGCTCCCGGGCGTCGGGCCGTTCGAGAACCCGCTCCACTACACGGCGCCGGTCGTCGACTGGGAATCGGAGCTCGCGCGCATGGACGCCGCCGCGCCGCCGGGCGCGTCGCCGACGGTCGCGATCTACCCCGTCCGCCCGTACCACTTCCGCGGCACCGACCCGTCGCGCACCGTGCAGGCGCCGGGGCTCGCGCACTGGCTCGGAACGGACACGGAGGGGCGCGACGTCTTCGCCCGCATGCTCTACGGCACGCGCGTCTCGCTCACGATCGGCGTCGTCGCGGTCTCGATCTACGTCGCGATCGGCATCGTGCTCGGCGCGTTCGCGGGCTACTTCGGCGGCTGGGTCGACGTCGCCGTCTCGCGGGCGATCGAGGTGATGATCTGCTTCCCGAGCTTCTTCCTGATCCTCACGCTCGCGGCCTTCGTCGAGGAGCGCTCGATCTTCCACGTCATGGTGATCATCGGGGTCACGAGCTGGACGGGGGTCGCGCGCCTGGTGCGCGCCGAGTTCCTCCGCCACAAGGCGCTCGAGTACGCGCAGGCGGCGCTCGCGCTCGGCATCCCGCGCCGCCGCATCATCTTCCGGCACATCCTCCCGAACGCGATCGCGCCCGTGCTCGTGTCGGCCACGTTCGGCGTCGCGTCGGCCATCCTCACCGAGTCGAGCCTCGCCTTCCTCGGCCTCGGCGACGTCACGGCGCCGAGCTGGGGCATGACGCTCGCGGCCGGCCGCCTCGAGCGGAAGCTCTGGCTCATCCTGGCGCCCGGCCTCGCG
This genomic interval from Myxococcota bacterium contains the following:
- a CDS encoding ABC transporter permease; protein product: MSAAPHASYGAIVAAELRRNRVAMAGLWAVGVFFALATGAPLVSLDQPFVVLGPERTAFPWFGALFNRLVFENAVDVFFNLLLVGAPVYALVWAWGRRRLGPGFARVRGAWLRRFAAAHLALFALLQLPGVGPFENPLHYTAPVVDWESELARMDAAAPPGASPTVAIYPVRPYHFRGTDPSRTVQAPGLAHWLGTDTEGRDVFARMLYGTRVSLTIGVVAVSIYVAIGIVLGAFAGYFGGWVDVAVSRAIEVMICFPSFFLILTLAAFVEERSIFHVMVIIGVTSWTGVARLVRAEFLRHKALEYAQAALALGIPRRRIIFRHILPNAIAPVLVSATFGVASAILTESSLAFLGLGDVTAPSWGMTLAAGRLERKLWLILAPGLAIFALVSVLNLVGEGLRDALDPKLRT